The Phoenix dactylifera cultivar Barhee BC4 chromosome 17, palm_55x_up_171113_PBpolish2nd_filt_p, whole genome shotgun sequence genome contains a region encoding:
- the LOC103711840 gene encoding uncharacterized protein LOC103711840 isoform X1 — protein sequence MRVAVVGAGISGLASAYVLAKAGVDVVLYEKEDCLGGHAKTVNFDGVNLDLGFMVFNGVTYPNMMEFFESLGVDMEISDMSFAVSLDEGKGCEWGSRNGLASLFAQKSNAINPYFWQMLQEIVKFKHDVIRYLEKYENNPDLDRNETLGHFIKSHGYSQLFQKAYLVPICACIWSCPSEGVMSFSAFSVLAFCRNHHLLQLFGRPQWLTVKQRSHCYVRKVRGELESRCCQIRTGCAVKSVLNIDGGCHVVGEDQSEETYDGCIISTHAPDALKILGTQATYEESRLLGAYQYVYSDIYLHHDKSLMPQNPSAWSAWNFLGTTNNGVCVTYWLNVLQNLGSTNLPFLVTLNPRFVPKHTLLKWSTSHPIPSVAASKASLEIGKIQGKRRIWFCGAYQGFGFHEDGLKAGIVAANSVLGMDCVLLRNPRQMVPSLVETGARLIVTRFLEKYISTGCLTLLEEGGTIFVFEGTNKKSCIKSILKIHDPLFYWKVATEADLGLADAYINRYFSFVDEQEGLLNLFMILIVNRDQNSSSKSKTTRGWWTPILFTAGLQSARYFLRHISRQNTVAQAPKNISHHYDLSNEFFSLFLDETMTYSGAIFKMENEDLKVAQLHKISLLIEKARIEAKHEILEIGCGWGSLAIEVVKQTGCKYTGITLSEEQLKFAKRRAKEACLEDRITFLLCDYRQLPCYRKYDRIISCEMIEGVGHEYMEEFFGCCESLLAEDGLFVLQFISIPDERYDEYRRSSDFIREYIFPGGCLPSLSRITSAMAAASRFCVEHLENIGIHYDQTLRYWRNNFMQNKCKILALGFDEKFIRTWEYYFIYCAAGFRSRTLGNYQMVFSRPGNSTAFSNPYDGVPSAC from the exons ATGCGGGTGGCCGTAGTGGGAGCCGGGATCAGTGGGTTGGCGTCGGCCTACGTGCTGGCCAAGGCCGGGGTGGACGTGGTGCTCTATGAGAAGGAGGACTGCTTGGGCGGTCATGCCAAGACCGTAAACTTCGATGGCGTCAACCTGGATCTGGGCTTCATGGTCTTCAACGGA GTCACTTATCCTAACATGATGGAGTTCTTTGAGAGCCTTGGGGTCGACATGGAGATATCCGACATGTCATTCGCCGTGAGCTTGGACGAAGGCAAAGGTTGTGAGTGGGGAAGTCGCAATGGATTGGCTAGCTTGTTTGCCCAAAAAAGCAATGCGATCAATCCCTACTTTTGGCAAATGCTCCAAGAAATTGTCAAGTTCAAACACGACGTTATACG GTACCTTGAGAAGTATGAAAACAACCCTGATCTGGACCGTAATGAAACATTGGGGCATTTCATTAAGTCACATGGATACTCTCAGTTATTTCAGAAGGCTTATCTT GTTCCGATCTGTGCTTGTATCTGGTCGTGCCCTTCAGAAGGTGTAATGAGCTTCTCTGCATTTTCTGTGCTTGCATTTTGCCGtaatcatcatcttcttcag CTGTTTGGCCGCCCACAATGGCTTACTGTCAAGCAGCGATCTCATTGCTATGTTAGAAAG GTAAGAGGAGAACTAGAGAGCAGGTGTTGTCAAATTAGAACAGGGTGTGCAGTGAAATCTGTCTTAAATATTGATGGAG GTTGCCATGTAGTAGGAGAAGACCAGTCAGAGGAAACATATGATGGATGCATAATTAGCACACATGCACCAGATGCTTTGAAAATTTTAGGGACACAAGCAACATATGAGGAATCAAGGCTACTTGGCGCTTATCAGTACGTATACAG TGACATATATCTTCACCACGACAAAAGTCTGATGCCCCAAAACCCATCAGCATGGAGTGCCTGGAATTTTCTTGGGACCACAAACAATGGTGTATGTGTTACATATTGGCTCAACGTGCTTCAG AATCTTGGTTCTACCAATCTGCCTTTTCTTGTGACTCTAAATCCTCGTTTTGTTCCTAAACATACCTTGCTTAAATGGTCCACTAGCCATCCCATTCCATCAGTTGCTGCCTCAAAAGCTTCTCTTGAGATAGGGAAAATTcagggaaaaagaagaatttggttTTGTGGAGCATATCAGG GTTTTGGGTTCCATGAGGATGGACTAAAG GCTGGAATAGTTGCCGCCAACAGTGTGCTTGGAATGGACTGTGTTCTTTTGAGAAACCCAAGACAGATGGTACCTTCATTGGTGGAAACTGGAGCACGACTTATAGTTACTAGatttcttgaaaaatatatcTCAACTGGTTGTTTAAC ATTGCTAGAAGAAGGTGGCactatttttgtttttgaaggAACCAACAAGAAAAGTTGTATAAAATCTATTCTGAAAATTCATGATCCCCTGTTCTACTGGAAG GTTGCTACAGAAGCTGATTTAGGCCTTGCAGATGCATATATAAATAGGTACTTTTCCTTTGTTGATGAGCAAGAAGGTCTCCTGAATCTTTTTATG attctaattgttaacagGGATCAGAATTCTTCCAGCAAAAGTAAAACTACAAG GGGCTGGTGGACACCTATACTTTTTACAGCTGGTCTTCAATCTGCTAGATACTTTTTACGCCACATTTCAAGGCAAAATACTGTAGCCCAAGCTCCCAAGAACATCTCTCATCATTATGATCTG AGTAATgaattcttctctctatttttggATGAGACAATGACATACTCTGGTGCAATTTTTAAG ATGGAAAATGAAGACTTAAAAGTTGCTCAGTTACACAAAATCTCTCTTTTGATTGAAAAG GCTCGAATCGAGGCCAAGCATGAAATTCTTGAGATTGGTTGTGGTTGGGGGAGTCTGGCAATAGAAGTCGTGAAGCAAACTGGTTGCAAGTATACAGGAATCACGTTGTCTGAAGAACAACTTAAGTTTGCCAAAAGAAGAGCAAAAGAGGCTTGTTTGGAG GACCGTATTACTTTCCTGCTGTGTGATTACCGCCAACTACCATGTTACCGAAAATACGACAGGATTATATCTTG TGAGATGATTGAAGGAGTTGGTCATGAATACATGGAAGAGTTTTTTGGCTGTTGTGAATCACTTCTGGCTGAAGATGGCTTATTTGTCTTACAG TTCATCTCCATCCCAGACGAACGGTATGATGAATACAGGAGAAGCTCTGACTTCATAAGGGAATACATTTTTCCTGGAGGATGCCTTCCTTCTTTGAGTAGAATAACTTCTGCTATGGCTGCCGCATCGAGATTTTG TGTAGAGCACTTGGAAAATATTGGCATCCATTATGATCAAACATTGAGATACTGGAGGAATAACTTCATGCAAAATAAATG TAAAATTCTTGCCTTGGGATTTGATGAGAAGTTCATACGCACATGGGAATATTATTTCATATATTGTGCAGCTGGTTTTAGATCACGTACACTTGGAAACTATCAG ATGGTATTTTCCCGTCCTGGTAACTCGACAGCTTTCAGTAACCCGTACGATGGTGTTCCATCAGCCTGCTGA
- the LOC103711840 gene encoding tuberculostearic acid methyltransferase UfaA1-like isoform X6: MRNQGYLALISTYTGFGFHEDGLKAGIVAANSVLGMDCVLLRNPRQMVPSLVETGARLIVTRFLEKYISTGCLTLLEEGGTIFVFEGTNKKSCIKSILKIHDPLFYWKVATEADLGLADAYINRYFSFVDEQEGLLNLFMILIVNRDQNSSSKSKTTRGWWTPILFTAGLQSARYFLRHISRQNTVAQAPKNISHHYDLSNEFFSLFLDETMTYSGAIFKMENEDLKVAQLHKISLLIEKARIEAKHEILEIGCGWGSLAIEVVKQTGCKYTGITLSEEQLKFAKRRAKEACLEDRITFLLCDYRQLPCYRKYDRIISCEMIEGVGHEYMEEFFGCCESLLAEDGLFVLQFISIPDERYDEYRRSSDFIREYIFPGGCLPSLSRITSAMAAASRFCVEHLENIGIHYDQTLRYWRNNFMQNKCKILALGFDEKFIRTWEYYFIYCAAGFRSRTLGNYQMVFSRPGNSTAFSNPYDGVPSAC, encoded by the exons ATGAGGAATCAAGGCTACTTGGCGCTTATCAGTACGTATACAG GTTTTGGGTTCCATGAGGATGGACTAAAG GCTGGAATAGTTGCCGCCAACAGTGTGCTTGGAATGGACTGTGTTCTTTTGAGAAACCCAAGACAGATGGTACCTTCATTGGTGGAAACTGGAGCACGACTTATAGTTACTAGatttcttgaaaaatatatcTCAACTGGTTGTTTAAC ATTGCTAGAAGAAGGTGGCactatttttgtttttgaaggAACCAACAAGAAAAGTTGTATAAAATCTATTCTGAAAATTCATGATCCCCTGTTCTACTGGAAG GTTGCTACAGAAGCTGATTTAGGCCTTGCAGATGCATATATAAATAGGTACTTTTCCTTTGTTGATGAGCAAGAAGGTCTCCTGAATCTTTTTATG attctaattgttaacagGGATCAGAATTCTTCCAGCAAAAGTAAAACTACAAG GGGCTGGTGGACACCTATACTTTTTACAGCTGGTCTTCAATCTGCTAGATACTTTTTACGCCACATTTCAAGGCAAAATACTGTAGCCCAAGCTCCCAAGAACATCTCTCATCATTATGATCTG AGTAATgaattcttctctctatttttggATGAGACAATGACATACTCTGGTGCAATTTTTAAG ATGGAAAATGAAGACTTAAAAGTTGCTCAGTTACACAAAATCTCTCTTTTGATTGAAAAG GCTCGAATCGAGGCCAAGCATGAAATTCTTGAGATTGGTTGTGGTTGGGGGAGTCTGGCAATAGAAGTCGTGAAGCAAACTGGTTGCAAGTATACAGGAATCACGTTGTCTGAAGAACAACTTAAGTTTGCCAAAAGAAGAGCAAAAGAGGCTTGTTTGGAG GACCGTATTACTTTCCTGCTGTGTGATTACCGCCAACTACCATGTTACCGAAAATACGACAGGATTATATCTTG TGAGATGATTGAAGGAGTTGGTCATGAATACATGGAAGAGTTTTTTGGCTGTTGTGAATCACTTCTGGCTGAAGATGGCTTATTTGTCTTACAG TTCATCTCCATCCCAGACGAACGGTATGATGAATACAGGAGAAGCTCTGACTTCATAAGGGAATACATTTTTCCTGGAGGATGCCTTCCTTCTTTGAGTAGAATAACTTCTGCTATGGCTGCCGCATCGAGATTTTG TGTAGAGCACTTGGAAAATATTGGCATCCATTATGATCAAACATTGAGATACTGGAGGAATAACTTCATGCAAAATAAATG TAAAATTCTTGCCTTGGGATTTGATGAGAAGTTCATACGCACATGGGAATATTATTTCATATATTGTGCAGCTGGTTTTAGATCACGTACACTTGGAAACTATCAG ATGGTATTTTCCCGTCCTGGTAACTCGACAGCTTTCAGTAACCCGTACGATGGTGTTCCATCAGCCTGCTGA
- the LOC103711840 gene encoding uncharacterized protein LOC103711840 isoform X5 codes for MPQNPSAWSAWNFLGTTNNGVCVTYWLNVLQNLGSTNLPFLVTLNPRFVPKHTLLKWSTSHPIPSVAASKASLEIGKIQGKRRIWFCGAYQGFGFHEDGLKAGIVAANSVLGMDCVLLRNPRQMVPSLVETGARLIVTRFLEKYISTGCLTLLEEGGTIFVFEGTNKKSCIKSILKIHDPLFYWKVATEADLGLADAYINRYFSFVDEQEGLLNLFMILIVNRDQNSSSKSKTTRGWWTPILFTAGLQSARYFLRHISRQNTVAQAPKNISHHYDLSNEFFSLFLDETMTYSGAIFKMENEDLKVAQLHKISLLIEKARIEAKHEILEIGCGWGSLAIEVVKQTGCKYTGITLSEEQLKFAKRRAKEACLEDRITFLLCDYRQLPCYRKYDRIISCEMIEGVGHEYMEEFFGCCESLLAEDGLFVLQFISIPDERYDEYRRSSDFIREYIFPGGCLPSLSRITSAMAAASRFCVEHLENIGIHYDQTLRYWRNNFMQNKCKILALGFDEKFIRTWEYYFIYCAAGFRSRTLGNYQMVFSRPGNSTAFSNPYDGVPSAC; via the exons ATGCCCCAAAACCCATCAGCATGGAGTGCCTGGAATTTTCTTGGGACCACAAACAATGGTGTATGTGTTACATATTGGCTCAACGTGCTTCAG AATCTTGGTTCTACCAATCTGCCTTTTCTTGTGACTCTAAATCCTCGTTTTGTTCCTAAACATACCTTGCTTAAATGGTCCACTAGCCATCCCATTCCATCAGTTGCTGCCTCAAAAGCTTCTCTTGAGATAGGGAAAATTcagggaaaaagaagaatttggttTTGTGGAGCATATCAGG GTTTTGGGTTCCATGAGGATGGACTAAAG GCTGGAATAGTTGCCGCCAACAGTGTGCTTGGAATGGACTGTGTTCTTTTGAGAAACCCAAGACAGATGGTACCTTCATTGGTGGAAACTGGAGCACGACTTATAGTTACTAGatttcttgaaaaatatatcTCAACTGGTTGTTTAAC ATTGCTAGAAGAAGGTGGCactatttttgtttttgaaggAACCAACAAGAAAAGTTGTATAAAATCTATTCTGAAAATTCATGATCCCCTGTTCTACTGGAAG GTTGCTACAGAAGCTGATTTAGGCCTTGCAGATGCATATATAAATAGGTACTTTTCCTTTGTTGATGAGCAAGAAGGTCTCCTGAATCTTTTTATG attctaattgttaacagGGATCAGAATTCTTCCAGCAAAAGTAAAACTACAAG GGGCTGGTGGACACCTATACTTTTTACAGCTGGTCTTCAATCTGCTAGATACTTTTTACGCCACATTTCAAGGCAAAATACTGTAGCCCAAGCTCCCAAGAACATCTCTCATCATTATGATCTG AGTAATgaattcttctctctatttttggATGAGACAATGACATACTCTGGTGCAATTTTTAAG ATGGAAAATGAAGACTTAAAAGTTGCTCAGTTACACAAAATCTCTCTTTTGATTGAAAAG GCTCGAATCGAGGCCAAGCATGAAATTCTTGAGATTGGTTGTGGTTGGGGGAGTCTGGCAATAGAAGTCGTGAAGCAAACTGGTTGCAAGTATACAGGAATCACGTTGTCTGAAGAACAACTTAAGTTTGCCAAAAGAAGAGCAAAAGAGGCTTGTTTGGAG GACCGTATTACTTTCCTGCTGTGTGATTACCGCCAACTACCATGTTACCGAAAATACGACAGGATTATATCTTG TGAGATGATTGAAGGAGTTGGTCATGAATACATGGAAGAGTTTTTTGGCTGTTGTGAATCACTTCTGGCTGAAGATGGCTTATTTGTCTTACAG TTCATCTCCATCCCAGACGAACGGTATGATGAATACAGGAGAAGCTCTGACTTCATAAGGGAATACATTTTTCCTGGAGGATGCCTTCCTTCTTTGAGTAGAATAACTTCTGCTATGGCTGCCGCATCGAGATTTTG TGTAGAGCACTTGGAAAATATTGGCATCCATTATGATCAAACATTGAGATACTGGAGGAATAACTTCATGCAAAATAAATG TAAAATTCTTGCCTTGGGATTTGATGAGAAGTTCATACGCACATGGGAATATTATTTCATATATTGTGCAGCTGGTTTTAGATCACGTACACTTGGAAACTATCAG ATGGTATTTTCCCGTCCTGGTAACTCGACAGCTTTCAGTAACCCGTACGATGGTGTTCCATCAGCCTGCTGA
- the LOC103711840 gene encoding uncharacterized protein LOC103711840 isoform X4: MSFSAFSVLAFCRNHHLLQLFGRPQWLTVKQRSHCYVRKVRGELESRCCQIRTGCAVKSVLNIDGGCHVVGEDQSEETYDGCIISTHAPDALKILGTQATYEESRLLGAYQYVYSDIYLHHDKSLMPQNPSAWSAWNFLGTTNNGVCVTYWLNVLQNLGSTNLPFLVTLNPRFVPKHTLLKWSTSHPIPSVAASKASLEIGKIQGKRRIWFCGAYQGFGFHEDGLKAGIVAANSVLGMDCVLLRNPRQMVPSLVETGARLIVTRFLEKYISTGCLTLLEEGGTIFVFEGTNKKSCIKSILKIHDPLFYWKVATEADLGLADAYINRYFSFVDEQEGLLNLFMILIVNRDQNSSSKSKTTRGWWTPILFTAGLQSARYFLRHISRQNTVAQAPKNISHHYDLSNEFFSLFLDETMTYSGAIFKMENEDLKVAQLHKISLLIEKARIEAKHEILEIGCGWGSLAIEVVKQTGCKYTGITLSEEQLKFAKRRAKEACLEDRITFLLCDYRQLPCYRKYDRIISCEMIEGVGHEYMEEFFGCCESLLAEDGLFVLQFISIPDERYDEYRRSSDFIREYIFPGGCLPSLSRITSAMAAASRFCVEHLENIGIHYDQTLRYWRNNFMQNKCKILALGFDEKFIRTWEYYFIYCAAGFRSRTLGNYQMVFSRPGNSTAFSNPYDGVPSAC, encoded by the exons ATGAGCTTCTCTGCATTTTCTGTGCTTGCATTTTGCCGtaatcatcatcttcttcag CTGTTTGGCCGCCCACAATGGCTTACTGTCAAGCAGCGATCTCATTGCTATGTTAGAAAG GTAAGAGGAGAACTAGAGAGCAGGTGTTGTCAAATTAGAACAGGGTGTGCAGTGAAATCTGTCTTAAATATTGATGGAG GTTGCCATGTAGTAGGAGAAGACCAGTCAGAGGAAACATATGATGGATGCATAATTAGCACACATGCACCAGATGCTTTGAAAATTTTAGGGACACAAGCAACATATGAGGAATCAAGGCTACTTGGCGCTTATCAGTACGTATACAG TGACATATATCTTCACCACGACAAAAGTCTGATGCCCCAAAACCCATCAGCATGGAGTGCCTGGAATTTTCTTGGGACCACAAACAATGGTGTATGTGTTACATATTGGCTCAACGTGCTTCAG AATCTTGGTTCTACCAATCTGCCTTTTCTTGTGACTCTAAATCCTCGTTTTGTTCCTAAACATACCTTGCTTAAATGGTCCACTAGCCATCCCATTCCATCAGTTGCTGCCTCAAAAGCTTCTCTTGAGATAGGGAAAATTcagggaaaaagaagaatttggttTTGTGGAGCATATCAGG GTTTTGGGTTCCATGAGGATGGACTAAAG GCTGGAATAGTTGCCGCCAACAGTGTGCTTGGAATGGACTGTGTTCTTTTGAGAAACCCAAGACAGATGGTACCTTCATTGGTGGAAACTGGAGCACGACTTATAGTTACTAGatttcttgaaaaatatatcTCAACTGGTTGTTTAAC ATTGCTAGAAGAAGGTGGCactatttttgtttttgaaggAACCAACAAGAAAAGTTGTATAAAATCTATTCTGAAAATTCATGATCCCCTGTTCTACTGGAAG GTTGCTACAGAAGCTGATTTAGGCCTTGCAGATGCATATATAAATAGGTACTTTTCCTTTGTTGATGAGCAAGAAGGTCTCCTGAATCTTTTTATG attctaattgttaacagGGATCAGAATTCTTCCAGCAAAAGTAAAACTACAAG GGGCTGGTGGACACCTATACTTTTTACAGCTGGTCTTCAATCTGCTAGATACTTTTTACGCCACATTTCAAGGCAAAATACTGTAGCCCAAGCTCCCAAGAACATCTCTCATCATTATGATCTG AGTAATgaattcttctctctatttttggATGAGACAATGACATACTCTGGTGCAATTTTTAAG ATGGAAAATGAAGACTTAAAAGTTGCTCAGTTACACAAAATCTCTCTTTTGATTGAAAAG GCTCGAATCGAGGCCAAGCATGAAATTCTTGAGATTGGTTGTGGTTGGGGGAGTCTGGCAATAGAAGTCGTGAAGCAAACTGGTTGCAAGTATACAGGAATCACGTTGTCTGAAGAACAACTTAAGTTTGCCAAAAGAAGAGCAAAAGAGGCTTGTTTGGAG GACCGTATTACTTTCCTGCTGTGTGATTACCGCCAACTACCATGTTACCGAAAATACGACAGGATTATATCTTG TGAGATGATTGAAGGAGTTGGTCATGAATACATGGAAGAGTTTTTTGGCTGTTGTGAATCACTTCTGGCTGAAGATGGCTTATTTGTCTTACAG TTCATCTCCATCCCAGACGAACGGTATGATGAATACAGGAGAAGCTCTGACTTCATAAGGGAATACATTTTTCCTGGAGGATGCCTTCCTTCTTTGAGTAGAATAACTTCTGCTATGGCTGCCGCATCGAGATTTTG TGTAGAGCACTTGGAAAATATTGGCATCCATTATGATCAAACATTGAGATACTGGAGGAATAACTTCATGCAAAATAAATG TAAAATTCTTGCCTTGGGATTTGATGAGAAGTTCATACGCACATGGGAATATTATTTCATATATTGTGCAGCTGGTTTTAGATCACGTACACTTGGAAACTATCAG ATGGTATTTTCCCGTCCTGGTAACTCGACAGCTTTCAGTAACCCGTACGATGGTGTTCCATCAGCCTGCTGA
- the LOC103711840 gene encoding uncharacterized protein LOC103711840 isoform X3 translates to MASTWIWASWSSTEYLEKYENNPDLDRNETLGHFIKSHGYSQLFQKAYLVPICACIWSCPSEGVMSFSAFSVLAFCRNHHLLQLFGRPQWLTVKQRSHCYVRKVRGELESRCCQIRTGCAVKSVLNIDGGCHVVGEDQSEETYDGCIISTHAPDALKILGTQATYEESRLLGAYQYVYSDIYLHHDKSLMPQNPSAWSAWNFLGTTNNGVCVTYWLNVLQNLGSTNLPFLVTLNPRFVPKHTLLKWSTSHPIPSVAASKASLEIGKIQGKRRIWFCGAYQGFGFHEDGLKAGIVAANSVLGMDCVLLRNPRQMVPSLVETGARLIVTRFLEKYISTGCLTLLEEGGTIFVFEGTNKKSCIKSILKIHDPLFYWKVATEADLGLADAYINRYFSFVDEQEGLLNLFMILIVNRDQNSSSKSKTTRGWWTPILFTAGLQSARYFLRHISRQNTVAQAPKNISHHYDLSNEFFSLFLDETMTYSGAIFKMENEDLKVAQLHKISLLIEKARIEAKHEILEIGCGWGSLAIEVVKQTGCKYTGITLSEEQLKFAKRRAKEACLEDRITFLLCDYRQLPCYRKYDRIISCEMIEGVGHEYMEEFFGCCESLLAEDGLFVLQFISIPDERYDEYRRSSDFIREYIFPGGCLPSLSRITSAMAAASRFCVEHLENIGIHYDQTLRYWRNNFMQNKCKILALGFDEKFIRTWEYYFIYCAAGFRSRTLGNYQMVFSRPGNSTAFSNPYDGVPSAC, encoded by the exons ATGGCGTCAACCTGGATCTGGGCTTCATGGTCTTCAACGGA GTACCTTGAGAAGTATGAAAACAACCCTGATCTGGACCGTAATGAAACATTGGGGCATTTCATTAAGTCACATGGATACTCTCAGTTATTTCAGAAGGCTTATCTT GTTCCGATCTGTGCTTGTATCTGGTCGTGCCCTTCAGAAGGTGTAATGAGCTTCTCTGCATTTTCTGTGCTTGCATTTTGCCGtaatcatcatcttcttcag CTGTTTGGCCGCCCACAATGGCTTACTGTCAAGCAGCGATCTCATTGCTATGTTAGAAAG GTAAGAGGAGAACTAGAGAGCAGGTGTTGTCAAATTAGAACAGGGTGTGCAGTGAAATCTGTCTTAAATATTGATGGAG GTTGCCATGTAGTAGGAGAAGACCAGTCAGAGGAAACATATGATGGATGCATAATTAGCACACATGCACCAGATGCTTTGAAAATTTTAGGGACACAAGCAACATATGAGGAATCAAGGCTACTTGGCGCTTATCAGTACGTATACAG TGACATATATCTTCACCACGACAAAAGTCTGATGCCCCAAAACCCATCAGCATGGAGTGCCTGGAATTTTCTTGGGACCACAAACAATGGTGTATGTGTTACATATTGGCTCAACGTGCTTCAG AATCTTGGTTCTACCAATCTGCCTTTTCTTGTGACTCTAAATCCTCGTTTTGTTCCTAAACATACCTTGCTTAAATGGTCCACTAGCCATCCCATTCCATCAGTTGCTGCCTCAAAAGCTTCTCTTGAGATAGGGAAAATTcagggaaaaagaagaatttggttTTGTGGAGCATATCAGG GTTTTGGGTTCCATGAGGATGGACTAAAG GCTGGAATAGTTGCCGCCAACAGTGTGCTTGGAATGGACTGTGTTCTTTTGAGAAACCCAAGACAGATGGTACCTTCATTGGTGGAAACTGGAGCACGACTTATAGTTACTAGatttcttgaaaaatatatcTCAACTGGTTGTTTAAC ATTGCTAGAAGAAGGTGGCactatttttgtttttgaaggAACCAACAAGAAAAGTTGTATAAAATCTATTCTGAAAATTCATGATCCCCTGTTCTACTGGAAG GTTGCTACAGAAGCTGATTTAGGCCTTGCAGATGCATATATAAATAGGTACTTTTCCTTTGTTGATGAGCAAGAAGGTCTCCTGAATCTTTTTATG attctaattgttaacagGGATCAGAATTCTTCCAGCAAAAGTAAAACTACAAG GGGCTGGTGGACACCTATACTTTTTACAGCTGGTCTTCAATCTGCTAGATACTTTTTACGCCACATTTCAAGGCAAAATACTGTAGCCCAAGCTCCCAAGAACATCTCTCATCATTATGATCTG AGTAATgaattcttctctctatttttggATGAGACAATGACATACTCTGGTGCAATTTTTAAG ATGGAAAATGAAGACTTAAAAGTTGCTCAGTTACACAAAATCTCTCTTTTGATTGAAAAG GCTCGAATCGAGGCCAAGCATGAAATTCTTGAGATTGGTTGTGGTTGGGGGAGTCTGGCAATAGAAGTCGTGAAGCAAACTGGTTGCAAGTATACAGGAATCACGTTGTCTGAAGAACAACTTAAGTTTGCCAAAAGAAGAGCAAAAGAGGCTTGTTTGGAG GACCGTATTACTTTCCTGCTGTGTGATTACCGCCAACTACCATGTTACCGAAAATACGACAGGATTATATCTTG TGAGATGATTGAAGGAGTTGGTCATGAATACATGGAAGAGTTTTTTGGCTGTTGTGAATCACTTCTGGCTGAAGATGGCTTATTTGTCTTACAG TTCATCTCCATCCCAGACGAACGGTATGATGAATACAGGAGAAGCTCTGACTTCATAAGGGAATACATTTTTCCTGGAGGATGCCTTCCTTCTTTGAGTAGAATAACTTCTGCTATGGCTGCCGCATCGAGATTTTG TGTAGAGCACTTGGAAAATATTGGCATCCATTATGATCAAACATTGAGATACTGGAGGAATAACTTCATGCAAAATAAATG TAAAATTCTTGCCTTGGGATTTGATGAGAAGTTCATACGCACATGGGAATATTATTTCATATATTGTGCAGCTGGTTTTAGATCACGTACACTTGGAAACTATCAG ATGGTATTTTCCCGTCCTGGTAACTCGACAGCTTTCAGTAACCCGTACGATGGTGTTCCATCAGCCTGCTGA